In a single window of the Zea mays cultivar B73 chromosome 5, Zm-B73-REFERENCE-NAM-5.0, whole genome shotgun sequence genome:
- the LOC118472096 gene encoding uncharacterized protein, whose protein sequence is MAVIFHSKITVRPGSVFCFGTISSVADEGGILHRIADLPEEKFPPTNSENAGKTLPPALRKKIVSGKAGARSSLTRKTPLSTSPTKEWTRVARKKETRERQVVLPVPPASKENGKKVATTAVPFYPDVLFIGRVESPAVSDDEPTTPGEEPPQRESRRRRNRRRNVRRHHEAGERDPEQPVSRDEVSEVGETPEERVFRERRNSRRRDRRRIQEQAEQDARQRRENPLFGRNLNPDFARAMNTPSEVGGVLARIADGLPRTPDAEGYRRLFTQAANHLLSLAHPPNDLRHAINSRRDARSSINASRERRHENEIRRREEYDRDHAFPTQSQATRTESATASTGGTTRGRSRNHHHHSPPRDRRHPRRQEDTCGVSALTPRLRAIQWPPNFKVSNVDKYEPKQDPGGWLAVYTTAARAAGASEDVMTAYLPIVLGQDALQWLRHLPRHCIDDWGDFSRRFIANFQSLSDKPAQPWDLKSIKRRGDETLRSYLKRFQTMRNRIPEVTEAAVIEDFYRGSNDSAFVRAILQKAPTTSEELFREADLYITADERAQDLIGGAKPAPAAPRRDANQPPDKRWEKRPREEVHAAGPPASRARGGPRGGERTLDDILDAQCPYHKDMRHTLRNCRDFKHSVGHGRPFQPLPPPPPRGGPDEPRQPHQQEEGGGGAFPRVDREVNVIFGGHGSQENKRQQKLNDRQILVATTGPPAPYRWSEHPITFTREDQWLNFDHPGRYPLLVDPVIRESRVKKVLVDGGSSINVTFPRTLQGLGVHLKELHESDTPFFGIVPTEGEYPLGHIYMPVTFGTPENYRTEFLRFEVANFDCGYNAIIGRPGLAKFMAIPHYTYMILKMPGPQGIITVRADFQGAAECFRVAIQAALTTKPSTVPSTPANSKPEEDLAVPANEAQAVTSMRPTEETKRINLGFADERKTAIISSSLNDK, encoded by the coding sequence atggccgtcatcttccacagcaagatcaccgtgcgtcccggatctgtattctgcttcgggacaatctcatctgtagcggatgaagggggaattctacaccgcatcgcagatctgccagaagagaagtttcctccaacaaactccgaaaatgctggaaagacgctacctccggctcttcggaaaaagatcgtctccgggaaggctggagctagaagctcgctgacccggaagactccgctgtctacttccccgacgaaagaatggacacgggtcgcgagaaagaaggagaccagggaaaggcaagtcgttcttcccgttcctccggcctcaaaggagaacggaaagaaagtcgccacgacagcagtaccattctaccccgacgtcctcttcatcgggagagtggagtcgcccgccgtctctgacgacgaaccgaccacgcctggagaagaaccacctcaacgagaatcccgccgacggaggaaccgacgcaggaacgttcgacgacatcacgaggccggggaacgggatccggagcagcctgtctcgcgagacgaggtctcggaggtaggagaaactccggaagaacgcgtcttcagggaacgaaggaactcccgacgacgtgaccgccgacggattcaggagcaagccgagcaagatgcaaggcaacgccgggagaatccgcttttcgggcgcaacctgaaccccgactttgcccgagctatgaacacgccgagcgaagtcggaggcgtactagctcggatagctgacggacttcctcggactcccgacgccgagggataccgacgcctgttcactcaggcggccaaccatcttctgtcgctcgctcacccgccgaacgatctgcgacacgccatcaacagtcgccgagacgcgcgaagctctatcaatgcttcgcgcgaacgacggcatgaaaacgaaattcgccgtcgggaggagtatgaccgagatcatgccttcccgactcaaagccaggccaccaggactgagtcggcaacagcttcaactggcggtaccacccggggacggtcgaggaatcaccaccaccactcccctccccgggacagacgacatccccgacgacaggaggacacgtgcggagtatccgctcttactccgcgccttagggccatccaatggcctcccaacttcaaggtatccaatgtcgacaaatatgaacctaagcaagatccagggggttggttagccgtctacaccaccgctgctcgggctgccggagcatccgaagacgtcatgactgcgtatctgcccatcgtccttgggcaagatgcgctgcagtggctacgacatctaccccgacactgcatcgacgactggggagacttcagtcgacgcttcatcgccaacttccagtccctctccgacaagccagcgcaaccatgggacctcaaatccatcaagcgccgaggggacgagactctccggtcatacctcaaaaggttccagaccatgagaaaccgcatccccgaggtcacggaggcggccgtgatcgaggacttctacagaggatccaatgactcggctttcgtccgagccatactacaaaaggcgccgactacctccgaggagctgttccgggaagccgacctctacatcaccgccgacgagcgggcccaggatctcatcggaggagcaaagcctgcaccggcagcaccacgacgcgacgcgaaccagccacccgacaaacgctgggagaagaggcctcgtgaagaagtacacgccgccggaccacccgcctctcgcgcccgaggagggcctcgtggaggcgagcgcacgctggacgacatcctcgacgcccagtgcccgtaccacaaggacatgcgccatactctccgtaactgccgggacttcaagcactccgtcgggcacggccgacccttccaacctctaccgcctcctccgccgagggggggaccagatgaaccacgacagccccatcagcaggaggaggggggaggaggagctttcccacgcgttgacagggaggtcaacgtcatcttcggtggacatgggtcgcaggagaacaaaagacaacaaaagctcaacgaccgccagatactggtggcgaccaccggccctcccgccccgtaccggtggtcggagcacccgatcactttcactcgggaggatcaatggctcaacttcgaccatccaggcagatacccgctcctcgtcgatccggtgatccgagagagccgggtaaagaaggtgctagtggacggggggagcagcatcaacgtcaccttcccccgtacgctccaaggcttgggagttcacctcaaagagctccacgagtcagacactcctttcttcggcatcgtgccgacggaaggggaatacccgctgggccacatctacatgccggtcaccttcgggactccggagaactacagaaccgagttcctgaggttcgaggtggcgaacttcgactgcgggtacaacgccatcatcgggaggccggggctggccaaattcatggccattccgcactatacatacatgatactgaagatgccaggaccgcaaggaatcataactgtgcgcgccgacttccaaggcgccgcagaatgtttccgagtggccatccaagcagccctcaccaccaagccgtcaacggttccttctacgccggcgaactctaagcctgaggaagacctcgccgtaccggcaaacgaagctcaggccgtgacctctatgcggccgactgaagaaaccaagcggatcaacctggggttcgctgatgagcgcaagacggccatcatcagctccagtttgaatgacaaatag